One stretch of Equus przewalskii isolate Varuska chromosome 9, EquPr2, whole genome shotgun sequence DNA includes these proteins:
- the KIAA0408 gene encoding uncharacterized protein KIAA0408 homolog, whose product MDVHKQWENTETNWHKEKMELLDQFDNERKEWESQWKIMQKKIEELCREVNLRRKINMSERAKIIDLDHKKAIQEQLVKSSSNYPNCGQREFTGMNHRDDLEKGNETEQSLLSEGNQMCKEQTARKKSKVVFMDPLATDNQKECEAWPDLRTSEEESKSCSGALTTALEELAKVSEELCSFQEEIRKQSNHRRMKSDSFLQEMPRVISMPHGDHMISDGQCILPINLEKDKPKNRKKLNCTSVLQSNSVKKCGIDTIDLPRNETPPVPPPRSTSRNFPSPYSEQAHESLKESLDHNSRVAQGGQGERNCNPHFLLRRNEMPMLCLNEGKSLKDGIMFSSLAPEAKIDNKPPYNESVGLSVWAFDIGKSTKNSPSTSWFQKTCSAPNKPKYEYEKMIPDHPAKSHPDLHISNDYSASVTQSSGPLRSFSCGFEKSARNEKLAVKTDEFNRTVFRTDRHCHAIQQNQSYSESSEDRKPCDTLITHIGNISEDDNVSDILKTSAHLPVPRENVPDNPTKKSTTGLVRSKQEHISPSSYRNMLHEHDWRPSNLSGRPRSADPKSNYGVVEKLLKTYETSTGSALQNSKCFQDNWTKCNSDVSGGATLSQHLETLQIEQELQRKAAMFGAQQVKQGADWKKITEESMAVTSSHGRGFSRPARPANRRLPSRWASRSPSAPPAFRRTAHSYTVSLRSEASMV is encoded by the exons ATGGACGTTCACAAGCAGTGGGAGAACACAGAGACGAACTGGCACAAGGAAAAGATGGAATTACTGGACCAGTTTGACAACGAAAGGAAAGAATGGGAAAGTCAATGGAAGATCatgcagaagaaaatagaagag ctTTGCCGTGAAGTAAATCTTCGGAGGAAAATCAACATGAGTGAACGTGCTAAGATCATTGATCTTGATCATAAGAAAGCCATTCAAGAACAACTGGTAAAATCGTCTTCAAATTACCCCAATTGTGGACAACGTGAATTTACAGGGATGAATCACAGGGATGAtctggaaaaaggaaatgaaacagagCAGAGCTTACTCAGTGAAGGAAATCAAATGTGTAAGGaacaaacagcaagaaaaaaatcaaaagtcgTGTTCATGGATCCTTTGGCCACAGACAACCAAAAGGAATGTGAGGCCTGGCCTGACCTGAGGACTTctgaggaagagagcaagagctgTTCTGGCGCCCTCACCACA GCTCTTGAAGAACTTGCCAAAGTTAGTGAAGAATTATGCAGCTTTCAAGAGGAAATTCGAAAGCAATCTAACCACAGAAG GATGAAGTCAGACTCTTTTCTCCAGGAAATGCCAAGGGTAATTAGTATGCCTCATGGAGACCACATGATCAGTGATGGCCAGTGCATTCTTCCAATcaatttagaaaaagacaaaccgaaaaatagaaagaaactaaACTGTACCAGTGTGCTCCAAAGCAATTCTGTGAAAAAATGTGGAATTGATACAATTGATCTGCCAAGAAATGAAACTCCACCAGTTCCTCCTCCAAGAAGCACATCTCGAAATTTTCCCAGCCCATATTCTGAACAAGCCCATGAAAGTCTGAAGGAGAGTTTAGACCACAACAGCCGGGTAGCCCAAGGGGGTCAAGGTGAAAGGAACTGCAATCCTCATTTCCTTTTGAGGCGCAATGAGATGCCTATGCTGTGTCTAAATGAAGGGAAGTCTTTGAAAGATGGTATCATGTTTTCTTCTCTGGCACCAGAAGCCAAAATAGATAACAAGCCTCCATATAATGAAAGTGTTGGACTTAGCGTGTGGGCATTCGACATTGGGAAAAGTACCAAAAATAGTCCCTCTACATCATGGTTTCAGAAAACCTGCTCTGCTCCCAATAAGCCaaaatatgaatatgaaaagatgatccCAGATCATCCTGCTAAATCTCATCCTGATCTTCATATAAGCAATGACTATAGTGCTTCAGTGACACAGAGCAGTGGCCCACTTAGAAGTTTCAGTTGTGGCTTTGAAAAGTCTGCTAGGAATGAAAAGCTAGCAGTGAAGACTGATGAATTTAACAGAACTGTATTTAGAACAGATAGACATTGTCATGCAATACAGCAAAATCAAAGCTACTCAGAATCATCTGAAGATCGTAAGCCCTGTGATACCTTAATTACTCATATAGGTAACATATCAGAAGATGACAATGTATCTGATATTCTGAAAACCAGTGCCCACCTGCCTGTGCCCAGGGAAAATGTGCCTGATAATCCCACCAAAAAATCTACAACAGGCCTAGTCAGATCAAAGCAAGAACACATAAGTCCTAGCAGTTATCGGAACATGCTCCACGAGCATGACTGGAGACCAAGTAATTTGTCTGGCCGACCAAGATCAGCTGATCCTAAGTCAAATTATGGTGTTGTGGAAAAGCTGCTGAAAACCTATGAGACATCAACAGGGTCTGCATTACAAAATTCTAAGTGCTTCCAGGATAATTGGACCAAATGTAATTCTGATGTCAGTGGTGGGGCCACATTAAGTCAGCATTTAGAAACACTCCAAATAGAACAAGAGCTTCAGCGAAAGGCAGCTATGTTTGGGGCACAGCAAGTGAAGCAAGGAGCAGATTGGAAAAAGATAACAGAG GAATCCATGGCAGTGACATCCTCACATGGAAGAGGATTTTCCCGACCTGCTAGACCAGCAAATCGCCGTCTCCCATCCAGATGGGCATCCAGATCACCATCGGCGCCCCCTGCCTTTCGGAGAACTGCCCACAGTTATACCGTTTCTCTGCGATCTGAAGCATCGATGGTCTGA